From Candidatus Acidulodesulfobacterium acidiphilum, a single genomic window includes:
- the rpoC gene encoding DNA-directed RNA polymerase subunit beta', with protein sequence MQFDEDIDKYSDNPTDDELTVSLDDIAEDEEESAVTNEKDIDLKRIFEKSGKRNFFLNDGEGISDPLSFNAIKLGIASPDTIKKWSHGEVKKPETINYRTLKPERDGLFCARIFGPIKDYECNCGKYKRMKHRGIVCEKCGVEVISSKVRRERLGHIELASPVAHIWFFKSLPSRIGSILDMTLKDIEKVLYFESYVILESGDAAKLGLKYKDLINEENYQKLNKEGYNFKAGIGAEALKSLLSNIDLESLSKSLKEEIAELPNGIKKKKLAKQLKLIEAFRVSGNKPEWMILDVIPVIPPDLRPLVPLEGGRFASSDLNDLYRRVINRNNRLKKLMELSAPEIIIKNEKRMLQEAVDALFDNGRRGRTIMGSNRRPLKSLSDMLKGKTGRFRLNLLGKRVDYSGRSVIVVGPELKLHQCGLPKKMAIELFKPFIFNKLLQRGITDTLKTTKKIVDREAPEVFDVLEEVIKEHPVMLNRAPTLHRLGIQAFEPILVEGKAIHLHPLVCAAFNADFDGDQMAVHVPLSIEAQVEARVLMMATNNILSPASGKPIIVPSQDIVLGLYYMTREMPFVKGENKIFADPDEVKFAYDNGHVSLHASIKVRIKNKIESTTVGRVILFEIIPEEIPFELINTVMTKKEITNLIDYAFRVCGPKKTVILADRLKSMGYEYSTKSGISICISDMEVPAEKHRIIKDATKAVEEIENSYKEGLITKGERYNKVVDTWAGATDQIGGVMMNKLGIQEYSDKKNNKKIQGKSFNSIYIMADSGSRGSETQIRQLAGMRGLMAKPSGEIIETPITANFREGLTVLQYFISTHGARKGLADTALKTANSGYLTRRLVDVSQDNIITEEDCGTMDGIIVSTLVESGETIEPIEERILGRVALEDIVDPFSGELIVKANEEITEFHSNKISNAHIESVKIRSVLTCKTKRGVCVKCYGRDLARGHLVNIGEAIGIMAAQSIGEPGTQLTMRTFHVGGTASRRTEQTSIENKYEGKVKFNNLNVIKNRENEYVVMNKNGNIVILDELGRELEKIQLTYGSKIKVEPESSVKKNTLIADWDSYINPIISNISGKIKYDDIRENETMQEQVDETTGLSRKVIIESRDQTLRPKIIIKSAQQEKSYLMPIGAHLSVQEGDEVFAGDIIARIPRETTKTKDITGGLPKVVELFEARKPKEWAVITEINGKVSFGRDFKGKRRVIITPPHGEPREYLIPKGKLVSVHEGDYVNAGEPLMDGSPNPHDILKVLGEKELAKFLVDEIQEVYRLQGVKINDKHIEVIVKQMLKNVRIKNPGDSKFLEDEIVDKIVFDAENERVLKDGGIPAIAEPELMGITKSSLSTESFISAASFQETTKVLTEAAIHCKIDNLNGLKENVIMGRLIPAGTGFEKYSSLDVEVI encoded by the coding sequence ATGCAGTTTGATGAAGATATAGATAAATATTCGGATAATCCGACGGACGACGAATTAACGGTGAGTCTTGACGATATTGCGGAGGACGAGGAAGAAAGCGCAGTTACGAATGAAAAAGATATAGACCTTAAGAGAATATTTGAAAAATCGGGTAAAAGAAATTTTTTCCTCAACGACGGCGAGGGAATCAGCGATCCTTTGAGTTTCAACGCAATAAAACTTGGAATTGCTTCTCCCGATACTATAAAAAAATGGTCACACGGCGAGGTCAAGAAACCGGAAACTATAAATTACAGAACATTAAAGCCTGAAAGAGACGGACTTTTTTGCGCAAGAATTTTTGGACCGATTAAGGATTACGAGTGCAACTGCGGCAAATATAAAAGAATGAAACATCGCGGCATAGTCTGTGAAAAATGCGGCGTAGAGGTCATATCTTCAAAAGTTAGAAGAGAAAGATTAGGGCATATAGAACTGGCTTCGCCCGTTGCCCATATATGGTTTTTTAAAAGTTTGCCGTCAAGAATCGGCAGTATTCTCGATATGACACTTAAAGATATCGAAAAAGTTCTTTATTTTGAATCTTACGTTATATTGGAATCCGGAGATGCGGCAAAATTAGGTTTAAAATATAAAGATTTAATAAATGAAGAGAATTACCAAAAGCTAAATAAAGAGGGCTATAATTTTAAGGCTGGGATAGGCGCCGAAGCATTAAAATCTTTGCTTAGCAATATAGACCTAGAATCGCTGTCAAAAAGCCTGAAGGAAGAAATTGCCGAATTACCTAACGGCATAAAAAAGAAAAAGCTTGCGAAACAGCTTAAATTAATTGAAGCTTTCAGGGTTTCCGGCAATAAACCGGAATGGATGATATTAGACGTTATTCCTGTAATACCGCCGGATTTGCGTCCTTTAGTGCCTCTTGAAGGCGGCAGATTTGCCAGTTCCGATTTAAACGATTTATACAGGAGAGTTATAAACAGGAATAACAGGTTAAAGAAGCTGATGGAACTTTCGGCTCCCGAAATTATTATTAAAAACGAAAAAAGAATGCTTCAGGAAGCAGTCGATGCTCTTTTCGACAACGGCAGACGCGGACGCACTATAATGGGTTCTAACAGAAGGCCGCTAAAATCTTTAAGCGACATGCTTAAAGGCAAAACAGGCAGATTCAGGCTAAATCTTCTCGGAAAAAGGGTCGATTATTCCGGAAGGTCGGTTATCGTCGTCGGACCTGAATTAAAACTTCATCAGTGCGGTTTGCCCAAAAAAATGGCTATAGAGCTTTTCAAGCCTTTCATATTTAATAAACTGCTGCAAAGAGGCATTACGGACACTCTAAAAACTACAAAGAAAATAGTCGACAGGGAAGCTCCTGAAGTTTTTGACGTATTGGAAGAGGTTATAAAAGAACATCCCGTTATGCTTAACAGGGCGCCAACCCTTCACAGGCTTGGAATTCAGGCATTTGAACCTATATTAGTCGAAGGCAAGGCCATACATTTACATCCTCTTGTCTGCGCGGCTTTTAATGCAGATTTCGACGGAGACCAAATGGCCGTACATGTTCCGTTATCTATAGAAGCTCAAGTCGAAGCAAGAGTTTTAATGATGGCGACAAACAACATACTTTCGCCTGCAAGCGGAAAACCTATTATAGTTCCTTCGCAGGATATAGTCCTTGGACTTTATTATATGACGAGAGAAATGCCGTTTGTTAAAGGCGAAAATAAGATTTTTGCGGATCCGGACGAAGTAAAATTTGCTTACGACAACGGACATGTAAGCCTTCATGCTTCCATAAAAGTGAGGATAAAAAATAAAATAGAAAGCACTACGGTAGGAAGGGTTATTCTATTTGAAATAATTCCTGAGGAAATTCCTTTTGAATTAATTAATACGGTAATGACTAAAAAAGAGATTACTAACTTAATCGATTATGCATTCAGGGTATGCGGGCCTAAAAAAACAGTTATTCTTGCAGACAGATTAAAATCTATGGGCTATGAATACTCGACAAAGTCCGGAATATCGATATGTATAAGCGATATGGAAGTTCCGGCAGAGAAGCACAGAATTATTAAAGATGCTACAAAAGCCGTAGAAGAAATAGAAAACAGCTATAAAGAAGGATTAATAACAAAAGGCGAGAGATATAATAAAGTCGTAGATACTTGGGCAGGCGCAACCGACCAGATAGGCGGAGTCATGATGAATAAGCTCGGTATCCAGGAATATTCCGACAAAAAAAATAATAAGAAAATACAGGGCAAAAGTTTTAACTCTATATATATAATGGCAGATTCCGGTTCAAGAGGTTCCGAAACTCAAATAAGGCAGCTGGCCGGAATGAGAGGGCTTATGGCAAAGCCCTCAGGAGAAATTATAGAGACGCCTATTACTGCAAATTTCAGGGAAGGTTTGACGGTTCTCCAATATTTTATATCTACTCACGGAGCAAGGAAAGGTCTTGCGGATACAGCATTAAAGACTGCAAACTCCGGATATTTAACGAGAAGGCTTGTCGACGTTTCGCAGGATAATATTATTACCGAAGAAGACTGCGGCACTATGGACGGCATAATAGTTTCCACCTTAGTAGAAAGCGGAGAAACTATAGAGCCTATAGAAGAGAGAATACTCGGCAGGGTTGCGCTTGAAGATATAGTCGACCCGTTTTCAGGCGAACTTATCGTTAAAGCGAATGAAGAAATTACGGAATTTCATTCCAATAAAATAAGCAATGCTCATATAGAAAGCGTTAAAATAAGGTCTGTTTTGACATGTAAAACAAAAAGAGGCGTTTGCGTAAAATGTTACGGGAGAGACCTTGCCAGAGGGCATTTAGTTAATATAGGCGAAGCAATAGGAATTATGGCTGCGCAGTCTATAGGCGAGCCCGGTACCCAGCTTACTATGAGAACGTTTCATGTCGGAGGTACGGCTTCTAGAAGGACGGAACAGACAAGCATAGAGAATAAATATGAAGGTAAGGTAAAATTTAATAACCTAAACGTTATCAAGAATAGAGAAAATGAATACGTAGTAATGAATAAAAACGGCAATATAGTTATTTTAGATGAATTGGGAAGGGAGCTTGAGAAAATACAACTTACTTACGGTTCTAAAATTAAAGTGGAGCCGGAGTCGTCCGTTAAGAAAAACACTCTTATTGCCGACTGGGATTCTTATATTAATCCGATAATTTCTAATATATCCGGTAAAATTAAATACGACGACATTAGGGAAAATGAAACGATGCAGGAACAGGTCGACGAAACGACCGGATTGTCGAGAAAGGTTATTATAGAATCCAGGGACCAGACATTAAGGCCAAAGATAATAATTAAATCTGCTCAACAGGAAAAGTCATATTTGATGCCGATCGGAGCGCATCTTTCAGTTCAGGAAGGAGATGAAGTTTTTGCAGGCGATATAATAGCCAGAATTCCTCGAGAAACTACTAAAACCAAGGATATAACGGGAGGTTTGCCGAAAGTCGTAGAACTTTTTGAAGCCAGAAAGCCGAAGGAATGGGCAGTCATTACCGAGATAAACGGAAAAGTATCATTCGGCCGTGATTTTAAAGGGAAAAGACGCGTTATTATTACGCCTCCGCACGGCGAACCGAGAGAATATCTTATACCTAAGGGAAAACTCGTCAGCGTACACGAAGGCGATTATGTAAATGCAGGAGAACCTCTTATGGACGGGTCGCCTAATCCTCACGATATATTGAAGGTTCTTGGAGAAAAGGAACTAGCCAAATTTTTGGTCGACGAAATACAGGAAGTATACAGGCTTCAAGGCGTTAAAATTAACGATAAGCATATAGAAGTTATAGTTAAACAGATGCTTAAAAACGTAAGGATTAAAAACCCCGGCGATTCTAAATTTCTCGAAGACGAAATCGTAGATAAAATCGTTTTTGACGCAGAAAACGAAAGGGTTTTAAAAGATGGCGGCATTCCTGCTATAGCCGAGCCAGAATTAATGGGTATTACAAAGTCGTCGCTAAGCACTGAAAGTTTCATTTCCGCTGCATCGTTCCAGGAGACGACGAAGGTGTTGACCGAAGCCGCTATACACTGCAAAATCGATAACTTAAATGGATTAAAAGAAAACGTAATTATGGGAAGGCTCATTCCTGCCGGAACGGGATTTGAAAAATATTCGTCTCTTGATGTCGAGGTTATTTAA
- the rpoB gene encoding DNA-directed RNA polymerase subunit beta: protein MGNPIILRKNFSKIKKVIDIPSLLEVQRNSYGRFLQKELSQDKRLNFGLEGVFKSVFPIEGLNKNFSLEYKGYTIGDPKYSEYECKQKSLTYSASLKVLFDLVTYEVGNGINEGESTQRDIKDIKEQEIYFGEIPLMTNNGSFIINGIERVIVSQLQRSPGVFYDSDKIRSHAQGKPFYTARIIPYRGSWLDFEFDQRDMVFVRIDRKRKLPATILLKAVGYSKEDILANFYKIETFKIEGGKYFKKTPKDFLVSARAYDDIIDPKTNEVIIKKNRRITRQLINKLEELGIDFLPCDESDIFGKYIAEDITDAKEIIAKSVQPINSALLETLKSVGINEIKVYYIDNMNVSSSILETLLSDKVNTKDEAIIDIYKRMRPGEPPHLTSAATYFANLFFNPERYDLSEVGRLKINNKLNLNKSLNDRVLSPDDILNVLKYLMELKDGRGSVDDIDHLGNRRVKSVGELLENQFRIGLVRMERAIKERMTAQKLDSLMPNDLINPKPVNSLMKEFFGRSQLSQFMDQTNPLSEITHKRRLSALGPGGLTRERAGFEVRDVHPTHYGRICPIETPEGPNIGLIASLSSYARVNEYGFIETPYRKVNVTEDKAQVTDEVHFLTAMEEEKYVIAQANAEIDKNGYLKNELIPVRHSGETVMVYPNEVDYIDVSPMQLVSVATSLIPFLENDDANRALMGSNMQRQAVPLLMPDPPIVGTGIERIVAQDSGVSITANQSGKVSYVDSTKIIIKSDGNGHDEELSTDYEYDLVKFQRSNQNTCLNQRPLVKADDNVVKGQIIADGTSTKNGELALGHNVLVAFMPWNGYNFEDSILVSEKLLHEDAFTSIHIEEFEVACRETKSGKEEITADIPNVSEDALKNLDENGIIRIGAEVKAQDILVGKVTPKGETVLTPEEKLLRAIFGEKAKEVKDTSLKVPPGVSGVVVDIRVFSRKGIEKDVKEKEIEDVEVANLNREMESKQKSVLNEALHKMRHLIVNKKVKSGITLSSAGHKSISLKKGDAITEIIAAKLTKEDIFNLEFEGNSKGIYDRLKKIEDDSLEDADLLKSYYDEKIERLQRGDELPPGVLKTIKVYIAIKRRLSVGDKMAGRHGNKGVVSRILPLNDMPFMKDGRIVDMVLNPLGVPSRMNVGQVLEVHLGWAAHNLGVQINKLIEDNFGPEAVRQKLLEIFTEPTMSNFIKGLNDEEVIETARKYKKGVYMATPVFDGAKENDIKNYLKISGVDETGQVELFDGRTGESFDRKVTVGIMYMLKLHHLVDDKIHARSTGPYSLVTQQPLGGKAQFGGQRLGEMEVWAMEAYGAAHTLQEFLTVKSDDSVGRTRMYEAIVKGDNSFKVGLPESFNVLIKELQSLCLNVELLKEGDNAV from the coding sequence GAGAGATATAAAGGATATTAAGGAACAGGAAATATATTTCGGTGAAATTCCTCTAATGACCAATAACGGCTCTTTCATCATTAACGGTATAGAAAGAGTTATAGTAAGTCAGTTGCAAAGATCTCCCGGCGTATTTTACGACAGCGATAAAATTAGGAGCCACGCGCAAGGTAAACCATTTTATACCGCCAGAATTATTCCTTATAGAGGCTCATGGTTAGATTTTGAATTCGACCAGAGAGATATGGTCTTTGTCAGGATTGACAGAAAAAGAAAACTCCCCGCAACGATTTTGTTAAAAGCAGTCGGATATTCTAAAGAAGATATTTTGGCAAATTTTTACAAAATAGAAACTTTCAAAATTGAAGGCGGAAAATATTTCAAAAAAACACCGAAAGATTTTCTTGTATCAGCCAGGGCTTACGACGATATTATCGATCCAAAAACTAATGAAGTTATAATCAAAAAAAACAGAAGGATTACAAGACAGCTAATTAACAAGCTCGAAGAATTGGGAATAGATTTTTTGCCTTGCGATGAATCGGATATCTTCGGCAAATATATTGCCGAAGATATAACGGACGCAAAAGAAATTATCGCAAAATCGGTACAGCCCATAAATTCAGCGCTTTTAGAAACATTAAAGAGCGTAGGAATTAATGAAATTAAAGTTTACTACATCGACAATATGAACGTTTCATCATCTATTTTAGAAACTTTACTGTCCGATAAAGTAAATACTAAAGATGAAGCTATAATAGATATATATAAGAGAATGAGACCCGGGGAGCCTCCTCATTTAACGTCTGCCGCTACATATTTCGCAAACCTGTTTTTTAATCCCGAAAGATACGATCTGTCGGAAGTCGGCAGGCTCAAAATCAATAATAAGCTAAATTTAAATAAAAGCTTAAACGACAGAGTCTTATCGCCGGACGATATATTAAATGTTTTAAAATATTTAATGGAGCTTAAGGACGGAAGAGGATCCGTCGACGATATAGACCATCTCGGCAACAGAAGGGTCAAGTCTGTAGGCGAACTGTTAGAAAATCAATTCAGAATAGGTTTGGTGAGAATGGAAAGGGCTATAAAAGAGAGAATGACGGCTCAAAAATTAGATTCCCTCATGCCTAACGACCTCATTAATCCTAAGCCTGTTAATTCATTAATGAAAGAATTTTTCGGAAGAAGCCAACTGTCGCAATTTATGGATCAAACTAATCCTCTTTCAGAAATAACGCACAAAAGACGGCTTTCGGCTCTTGGACCTGGGGGATTAACAAGAGAAAGGGCAGGATTTGAAGTCAGAGACGTTCATCCTACCCATTACGGAAGAATATGTCCTATAGAAACTCCCGAAGGCCCTAATATAGGTCTGATAGCCTCGCTTTCTTCTTACGCAAGAGTAAATGAATACGGTTTTATCGAAACGCCTTATAGAAAAGTTAACGTAACTGAAGACAAAGCTCAAGTAACGGACGAGGTGCATTTTTTGACGGCTATGGAAGAAGAAAAATACGTCATAGCCCAGGCAAATGCAGAAATAGATAAAAACGGATATCTAAAGAACGAATTGATTCCCGTAAGGCATAGCGGAGAAACCGTAATGGTTTATCCTAACGAAGTCGATTATATAGACGTTTCCCCAATGCAGCTCGTTTCGGTAGCTACTTCGCTTATACCTTTCTTGGAAAACGACGACGCAAACCGCGCACTTATGGGTTCAAACATGCAAAGGCAGGCAGTTCCGTTGTTAATGCCCGACCCGCCTATAGTTGGCACCGGTATAGAAAGAATAGTAGCGCAAGATTCAGGGGTAAGCATTACGGCTAACCAGTCCGGAAAGGTAAGTTACGTTGATTCGACCAAGATTATAATAAAGTCGGACGGAAACGGCCATGATGAAGAATTAAGCACAGATTATGAATATGATCTCGTAAAGTTTCAGAGGTCGAACCAAAATACATGCTTAAATCAGAGGCCTCTTGTTAAAGCCGACGATAATGTTGTTAAAGGGCAGATTATAGCAGACGGAACTTCTACCAAAAATGGAGAATTAGCTCTAGGACATAACGTGCTTGTAGCATTTATGCCATGGAACGGCTATAATTTTGAAGATTCTATACTCGTAAGCGAAAAATTGCTCCATGAAGATGCCTTTACTTCAATACATATAGAAGAATTTGAAGTTGCGTGCAGGGAAACTAAATCCGGAAAAGAAGAAATTACCGCCGATATTCCTAACGTAAGCGAAGACGCACTAAAAAATCTCGATGAAAACGGTATCATCAGGATTGGCGCCGAAGTAAAAGCCCAGGATATACTCGTAGGAAAAGTTACTCCTAAAGGCGAAACCGTCCTTACTCCGGAAGAAAAATTGCTGCGCGCCATATTTGGAGAAAAAGCAAAGGAAGTCAAAGATACGTCTTTGAAAGTGCCGCCTGGGGTTTCAGGAGTAGTAGTCGATATAAGAGTTTTCTCTAGGAAAGGCATAGAAAAAGACGTTAAGGAAAAAGAAATAGAAGACGTCGAAGTTGCAAATTTAAACAGAGAAATGGAATCAAAGCAAAAGTCCGTTTTAAATGAAGCGCTTCATAAGATGAGGCATCTAATAGTAAATAAAAAAGTTAAATCCGGCATAACTTTGTCGTCGGCCGGTCATAAATCTATTTCTTTGAAAAAAGGCGACGCTATAACGGAGATTATAGCGGCTAAATTGACCAAAGAGGATATTTTTAATTTAGAATTTGAAGGAAATTCAAAAGGTATTTACGACAGGTTAAAAAAAATTGAAGACGACTCGCTTGAAGACGCCGATTTGCTTAAATCTTACTATGACGAAAAAATAGAAAGACTTCAGAGAGGCGACGAACTTCCGCCTGGAGTATTAAAAACGATAAAAGTATATATAGCTATAAAAAGAAGATTGTCTGTCGGCGATAAGATGGCGGGAAGGCACGGCAATAAAGGCGTAGTTTCAAGAATACTGCCGCTTAACGATATGCCTTTTATGAAGGACGGCAGGATAGTCGATATGGTGTTAAATCCGCTCGGCGTTCCTTCGAGAATGAACGTAGGGCAGGTACTAGAGGTTCATCTCGGCTGGGCCGCGCATAATTTAGGCGTTCAAATAAATAAGCTTATCGAAGATAATTTTGGGCCGGAAGCGGTAAGGCAAAAACTGTTAGAAATATTTACCGAACCTACTATGTCTAATTTTATTAAAGGATTGAACGACGAAGAAGTAATAGAAACAGCAAGAAAATATAAAAAAGGCGTGTATATGGCTACTCCGGTTTTTGACGGAGCCAAAGAGAACGATATTAAAAATTATCTCAAAATATCGGGTGTCGATGAAACAGGACAGGTTGAGCTTTTTGACGGAAGAACGGGAGAGTCTTTCGACAGGAAGGTTACGGTAGGAATAATGTATATGCTTAAACTGCATCATTTGGTCGACGACAAGATACATGCAAGGTCTACCGGACCGTATTCCTTAGTTACTCAGCAGCCTTTGGGCGGCAAGGCTCAATTTGGAGGTCAAAGGCTCGGAGAAATGGAAGTGTGGGCAATGGAAGCATACGGTGCCGCACATACTCTGCAGGAATTTCTTACCGTAAAATCCGATGATTCGGTCGGAAGAACAAGAATGTATGAAGCTATAGTTAAAGGCGATAACTCATTTAAAGTCGGCTTACCAGAATCTTTTAATGTTTTAATTAAAGAATTACAGAGCCTTTGCCTCAACGTAGAGCTATTAAAGGAGGGAGATAATGCAGTTTGA